A window of Cytobacillus sp. FSL H8-0458 genomic DNA:
TGCTGAATTATCTTATAAGGATGCAATCATTGTAGGTCTTGCCCAGGCAGCTGCCCTGATACCGGGAATCAGCCGTTCCGGTGCTACCATTGTAGCCGCTATGGGACTTGGGATGAAACAGGAAACAGCATTAAGGTTTTCTTTCCTTTTATATATCCCCGTAAGTGCCGGCGGAATGATATTGGGTTTCAATGACATTTTAACAGATCCCAATTTATCTGAATTGGCTTTGCCCTATGCTATAGCCTTTTTTGCCTCACTGATTGCATCTTACTTTTCCCTGAAATGGTTTATGAATATTATGGCTAATGGGAACCTGAAGTATTTTGCGATTTATTGTTTTATTGTTGGGCCGCTTGTTTATTTCTTATCTTAATGAAAAAGCCTTCTCAGCGCTGAGAAGGCTTTTCCATTATAATATCTCTGCAAGAATGGCTTTTTGAACATGGAGCCTGTTCCCAGCCTGCTGAAAGACAGCGGAATTGTTTCCATCAATGACCTCTGCTGTAACTTCCTCACCGCGATGGGCAGGCAGGCAATGCAAAAAGACGTAATCTTTTTTGGCTTTTTGGACAAGATATTGATTAACCTGATAATCAGCAAAGTCCTTAAGCCTCTTGTCATTCTCTGCTTCCTGGCCCATGCTCGTCCAGACATCTGTATAGATGGCGTCGGCATTAGCAGCAGCTTCTTCAGGATTGGATGTAACGATTACCTTTGAACCGCTTATTTCGGCAAACTCCAGTGATTGCTGCAGAACAGATTGATTTGGTTCATACCCTTCAGGACAGGCAATCGTGAAATTTATCCCCATCTTGGCAGAAGCAATCATTAAAGAATGGGCCACATTATTGCCATCGCCTATATATGCCAGGTTTTGGCCTTTTAACTCCCCATTTTTCTCTTCAATTGTTAGAAGATCTGCAAGAGCCTGGCATGGATGATAAAGATCTGTCAGGCCGTTAATAACCGGGATGTCCGCATGATAAGCAAGTTCCTGGATCTTCTCATGTGAGAACGTGCGGATCATAATCGCATCAACATACTGAGAAAGCACTTTAGCTGTATCCGCAATGCTTTCTCCTCTTCCGAGCTGCAGATCCTGGCTGTTTAGATATAAGGCATGGCCCCCAAGCTGAAGCATCCCTGCTTCAAAGGAAACCCTTGTTCGCGTAGATGACTTTTCAAAAATCATGCCAAGAATTTTCCCTTTTAGGATAGATGTTTCTGCCCCCTGCAGATGAGCTTCCTTTAATTGCTTTGCTCTTTCCAAAAGCCCCTTTATTTCTTCTGCTGAAAAGTCTGCAAGTGTTAGAAAGTCCTTCCCTTTAATATTTAAGCTCTTATCCGCTGCCTGAATTGAAATCATATGACGCCCACTTCCTTTTCTGCCTCATTATTTTTTATGCCCTGCCAATCTTCAATGGATTTTACATCCCATTTGCCTGCCGCCAATGATTTTAATAAGGCAATAAGCGTTTCCTTTTCACTGAAAGTCAAAATTCTGTTTTTGGTTCCCATTTCTCTCATTATTTTATCTTCTTCACTCATTCCTGGATTATATAAAGCAAAGGTTTCCTGTGCATTCCAGTCCACATTGTCTTGAGACAGGAAAACAGGCACAGCTTTAGCCTCATTAATATATTGTGTTAATTCGTCTGTTTTTGGAGAATTTGCTATTACGACACATTTGCCCATAACTCCATTTAAACCAGCATGGAAAGACTTTCTGAGAGCTTCCTCATAATTTGCCGCCAGTGAAATGCCCTCACCTGTTGATTTCATTTCAGGACCTACTTTGCTGTCCAATCCCTTGAGAGCATAATTCGAGAAGACCGGGAATTTTACACAAACAAATGGGAGTTTCGAATCAGCCGGAATTTCATCTTTCGACAAATTATATTTCCCAAGCAATATTTTTGTCGCAATCTCTACCAGCTGCACACCCGTGACCTTGCTGATAATAGGCACCGTTCTGCTTGCACGGGGGTTAATTTCAAGAATAAATACCTCTTCACCCTTCACGATATATTGAATATTCATAAGTCCTTTATAATGGAGCTTTTGCACAATCGCTTTTGCATAGGCCAGCATTTTATTCTGGACTCTCTCTGAAAGATTTTGCGGCGGGAGAACGGACATGCTGTCTCCTGAGTGCACTCCGGTTTTTTCAATATGCTCCATAATTGCCGGTGCACAAATATAATTTCCGTCTGCTGCAAGATCAAGCTCAGCTTCTAAAGCATGCACGAATTGATCAATTAAAATTGGGTAAGGGACATCACCTTTCGTTAAATAACTCTCCAGCTCAGAAGATGAAGAAATACGTTCCATTCCCCTGCCCCCTATAACATAGGATGGGCGGACAAGAATAGGGTATCCAATGTTTTCGGCTGCTTCTTTTAACTCTGCTTCTGAGTGGACAACATCTCCTTTTATCCTCGGGATATTTAAATCATCCAATAGCTGATAAAAATGCTTCCGGTCCTCTAATGCATCAATG
This region includes:
- the argF gene encoding ornithine carbamoyltransferase, translating into MISIQAADKSLNIKGKDFLTLADFSAEEIKGLLERAKQLKEAHLQGAETSILKGKILGMIFEKSSTRTRVSFEAGMLQLGGHALYLNSQDLQLGRGESIADTAKVLSQYVDAIMIRTFSHEKIQELAYHADIPVINGLTDLYHPCQALADLLTIEEKNGELKGQNLAYIGDGNNVAHSLMIASAKMGINFTIACPEGYEPNQSVLQQSLEFAEISGSKVIVTSNPEEAAANADAIYTDVWTSMGQEAENDKRLKDFADYQVNQYLVQKAKKDYVFLHCLPAHRGEEVTAEVIDGNNSAVFQQAGNRLHVQKAILAEIL